CCTAATCTTTTAACTTGGCATGTAGAACGTACCCGATGCTATAAAAATAACTGCTCTTAGTTCGTTCCTTTGGACTGAGAAATCACACACAAACCTGTTAGCCAATTCATGACTATCCAGAAAATAAAGCATGTAGTTGGAAAATGTTGCTAAGCAGAAATTATCTTTCTTCTCCCGACAGGAGCTTTGCTAATGCCTCTCAGATTTGTGCTGAAcacatgcaaagaaaaaaaataagttcaCTATTACAAGTTGCTTCCCCTCCAGAGAAACACTGCTTGTCATTGAAAAAGCCCAAAGAGCCTCTCTGAGGGTCCTGATGTTGCTTCTCTAGAAACTGTGTAATATTAAAAGTCTCATCATTCCCCCCGTTTCTAGAGAGGTAACTTCAAGACAGCATGTATTTGTTAGGAGTTAGCTGTAGCCTAAAACTCTTTTATACCTAAGAGCCGCAGGCATAAGTGCTTGTATATAGCCAGTCATTCCTCCTTAGTTCCTAAGCATGGCAGGACTTTATATACTGTAGCCCTTATGTTAGATTCAATCTCTTTTAATAATTAATTCTCTCTTTAGTCAGCAGGTACCGtcagaaactcaaatatgaattGGCACGAGACACAAAGTTTGTTATGTCGTATGCTCAGAAGGAGGAAATGCTGCTGGAGGAAACCTATGCTGCTAGTCTTATCGAGCTGGTCAGTTATACCAATGAGAGCCTAGGCAAGGTGAGCTGCCTAGAAGATCTGTTTGATGATAGAATTGGGTTAATTAACGAAGATGGAGAGACTATCTACATCTTTGGTGATGCAGGTATTGGAAAATCCATTTTGCTGCAAAAGATGCAAAATCTTTGGGCCAGAGGAGAATTGGATGTAGGTGCCAAATTTTTCTTCCGGTTCAGGTGCAGGATGTTTAGCTGTTTTAAGGAGAATGAAGCCATCTGTTTGAAGGATCTCCTGTTCAAATACAACTGTTACCCAGACCAAGATCCCGAGGAGGTATTCAACCACATCCTGCACTTCCCTCATACAGCCCTCTTCACGTTTGATGGTTTTGATGAGATCCATTCCGACTTTGACTTGAGCAGCATCCCCGAGATCTGCTCACCCAATGAACCTATCCACCCTCTTGCCCTGTTGGTGAATCTTCTCAGTGGAAAGGTTCTTAAGGGATCAAGGAAAGTTCTGACAGCAAGGACAGGAACTGAGATCCATCAAAACATCATTAGGAAGAAAGTACTGCTCCGAGGGTTTTCCAGCAATAACTTgaaggaatacactaagaaattCTTCAGAGACGAGGAGTGTCGGGTATTGATGTCGAACCAGCTGGAAGCAAACCCCAGTCTCTGCAGTTTGTGTTCGGTGCCTTTGTTTTGTTGGATTATCTTTAAATGCTTTGAACTCTTCCATTCCATGTTTGACAGTCATGAGCTTCCAGACTACTCAGTTACACTCACAGATGTTTTTTTGCTCATGACTGAAGTTCACTTGAACCGAACTCTGAAAACAAATTTGCTGAAGAAGAACACCAGGAGCCAAGTGGAGACTTTCAGGTCAAAAAAGGAAACTCTGTTCTCTTTAGGTAAAATAGCACACATGGGGATGGAGAagtctctctttttctttgaccAGGAGGAAGTCACATCCTTGAACATGTCAGAGCAGGATTTGCATCTGGGATTCCTCAGAACGGTTCATGACTGTGGTGGTTATGGAGACCAGTCCTCCTATGAGTTCTTACACTTGACCTTGCAGTCTTTTTTCACAGCTTTGTTCCTAGTTACTGAAGAGAAATTGGGTACAAAGGAGTTACTGAAGTTTTTCGCAGAGTGCTCTTCCACTGAGATTGCCCAGTCTACTTGTTTCCCTATTTCCTGGGTGCACAAACGCTCTATAGGAGAAGATCCTTTCCGAAATAAAGAACATTTTCACTTCACCAATCTTTTCCTCTGTGGTCTGCTTTCCAAAGACAAGGAGAAGCTCCTCAGACATTTAGTTTCACCTGCAGCCATTAAGAGGAAAAGAAATGCGCTCATCACATATCTCTTGGAAAGCATGAAATTTCAATTGCAGAGCCTGATGCGGGCAAAACTTAAGGGTTATAAACAGATTCAGGTCATGCCCAATTTTGTTTGGATGCTGAGGTGCATTTATGAGACTCAAAGTGAAAAACTAGCCAAGCTGACTGTCAGGGGCATGAGGGCCAACTACATCAAACTCACCTATTGCAATGCCTATTCGTCGGACTGCAGCGCCATATCCTTTGTGATGCAGCACTTTCAGAAGCATCTGGGTCTGGATCTAGACAACAATAATATCAATGACTATGGAGTAAAACAACTTCTACCTTGTTTTAACAAGCTTGCGGTGATCAGGTAGGATGTCGTGCCAGGTGACTGTTTATCTTTGATTTATTACACAATATAAGCATTAAACTTACGGAAACTCTTTAAAGCTTGAGAGGCTAAAGGCACCAAGTGCTCCTGGAAATAAACTGTATTCGGCTTTTAAAGCCTCACCTCAGTATCTTAAGAGAAGgcagccccaagcagcaaaatttgGATCAGAATTTTGAACATCCCAGAGTTTGCCGATttcgtgtatgtgtgtgtgtgtgtgtgtgtgtgtgttagaataGCAATAAAGACCAGCTGTGTGAATTTTGAATCTAGATTGCAAAAAATACCACCAGAAGTTTGGGGTGTTTAGGTCTGTGGTCTTGATTTGGGTCCATCTCAGATTATGTCTTGAAAGTGGGCCAGGTTCTGTGAGAAAGCACCGAAGGTGGGGTGGCGTGGAGGGGGGAGCAAGGAAGGAGAAGTACTTGCTGGTAGTACTTCCCTTACATGAAAATTTGCTAGAGCCAGTCCTGGCTTTAAAATATGGCAGTGGGAGAAATCTGCcattcaaatatcagaggggtagccgtgttagtttgaatctgtaaaaagcaacagagggtcctgtggcaccttagagactaacagaagtattgggagcataagctttcgtgggtaagaacctcacttcttcagatgcaagtaatggaaatctgaatacctgcctctggagatttccattacttgcatctgaagaagtgagattcttacccacgaaagcttatgctcccaatacttctgttagtctctaaggtgccacaggaccctctgttgctttctgccATTCAAAGCAACTGCTGATCAGAGCAGTGTGCCTTTTGTGTTAACATGGCTTAtcctgttataccaataaaaactagcaggatcttattaaaggggacaagataaagatgccacatttattatgataacaatttgatttatgaccaataactaatatcttaatccttatacacacacacattatacctaatacctatacacacacacacattcacacacacacacatccatcagatgttctgcagctgctgcatagttaccagtcctgcttgagtttgcagctggggttcgtagcttgtggcggctaactggccaggaaagccgggcacaaggacgagctgggtctctgctgggcatgcaccaatgcccttccatgttggtagcagaatgttaccctcctccaaagttttccatctcacccatcctttttgtaagctttagtttgaatccagagtctataggtcttgctgtgtcacgctgcctctgggtttggtgattgatcacccgtcaattgcagacatgactttcagactcggaccgggctttgatcttccttttattgtaccttttctttttagggtgaattcttcttactttgttagggctcttgtctgcatctttagccgttggtgtttgaactctgtttaatcaggacaggctggggctggaggttgattccatcattcatacatacctcattcacacatctaaactaaactaataagattacagcagggtttgcaaaaatgaaggttgcagcaagcccttacaaaatgggagtaagcgttttaaaatggggtttgaattacaatatggcaaacagtgaacagaagttacactgtaggcaagtgtaataaatggtgaacagaagttacaatactgaaacagtgcaagtcttagtgatttaagcaggaattggattgatagtgaaacttacaaaggcagctgactgaacagctatggctcttaacaagcatcttaactgttaattagccagttattggggtaaccggttttatgaatgaatattgtttcatttgtaaaactttacttatgaagttacatttataaagtaaacaattaaaaacaatttcattcatcagtcctACAATCCTGGCATGAGGACTGTTGTTTCCATTTGGTAATTCCTAGAGAACAGAAAATGACATTTGTAACAACCCAAACCTAATTTCACAGTGAGTCATTTGAAAAGAAGCAGACTCCTCTGATCGGTAGAAGTTGAGCCAGATTCCCTCTACCAATCAATGCATCTGAGTGGGCAAGCTACCAACTTCCTGGAATAAGCAGGAGTGGCTTGGCGGCAGGGcgttctcagggcttgtctgcatggcaGCACAGTGCGGACTCTGGGGTTGTGAAGTGCATAGCATGCAAACAGGTTGTGCTGTAACCGCCCTGTGCAGACCCTGCTGGCGTGAACAAAAATCTACCTGCTTTTCATTATCTTTTAATTCATGCCAGCAGGATCTGCATGGGGCAGTTACCGCAGAACATGGTAGTGTGCTGTACAGTTCACACCCCTCGGGTCTGCAGTGCGCAGCTGTGTAGACCAATCCTTAGCATTGGAGCTTGGTCCAGAAATGGCattggtcaaaaattttccactgGATCAGTttatgtcagaaaatgctgattttctGAAATAGAAATGTTTCACAGGAACATGTTGATTTTGATGACATTTAACAGAAAAATGTCTAAACTATTCATTTTTATCCCTTCAACTCCTGtattataaattataatataaaaaacaaaataataaagtttgaaataaaatgttctgatttttcagaaacaaaatattttggagtattttgtttcatgaaaaaaattcagtgtttttgactttttgtcccaataCAGGGCAAAAAAGAAATTTCCTATGGGATGGAAATTCTGTGTTTTGACCACAGTTCACTAGTGCATATATGTCATGGCCTTCAGAACATGCTTCTGTACTCGCCTGTTTTCTAGCCTTTCACTGAGTGTGGGCAGGGATGATTAGATGACTGGTGGCCCATTGAGGAGCTGGGTTTTGCTGGGATAGGTATTGTTGCGGGGATGCCAAGTAGAGCATCTCCCGTAATTATAATAAACTGGGGAAACGAGGATCTATCTTTGGTCTATTGATctactgaatttttttgtttttaattccatgTACAGCATACAGAGCATTAGCTGCAAgctctatttttttaaagggcaagTTTAAAAACTGAATTCACATTTCTGTTAATGGCTTTAATCTATTAAGGTCTGATGCTCTGTTAAAATGTCAGAGGAAGATGTGTAGATCTGCAGCAATCCATGAAGAGGAGGCCATAGAATATCCTGTGGCCAGTGAACCCTTCATAATCTGACTAATCAGCCATCCATTCCCTTCTTTCTTCTTTTAGGCTGAGTGTTAATCAGATCACAGATCATGGAGTAAGAGTACTATACGATGAGCTCTCCAAGTTCAAAATTGTGACTACCCTGGGGTATGTATGAGTTCGGAACAGCGCAAGAGATAATGTTACATTACAGCCCCTTTCATCCTGAATGATCCCTCAAGGCTAATAGTCAGCACTAGCAAGGACAGGATGGAAAcctttaaggtatgtctacattgcaggaAAAGACCTGGGGCTGGCCGGGTCAGCTGTCTTAGGGTTGCAGGGCACCACCTGAGCTTGACTGTttatactgcaattttatagccctggagcctgagtcagctgacccaggccagccacgaCTGTGCCCACGGGTCttttatcgcagtgtagacatgcgCTCAGTTTACTGAACCTGACCCTGGCAGGTTTTGTAAGGCACCGTTTTATGTCCTAGTGTAGTGAGATGTGATGCAGGTGTCCGTTTGACAGCACAGCAGGAGAGGGACATCCAATCCCCCATACAGCAGTTCTTCTCCTGTCCTTGATCACAGGATGGATTCCTACAAAGGGCAAAGCTTGCCCATGTTGTAATGCTGATCAGGTATGTTCAGTTTTGCAGCTAGTACCTGACCTCCTTTTTCTTTATCCACCTCTAGTTAAGTCATTTCTTTCTTCTATACAAAGTACATATAGCTTACAAGAGAGAAGGGGAGTGGAAGGGTCATCTTTCAAGGGGTCATGTTTACTGGATCCTTTTATATAACCACACTTACCCATGCAGGAAGCAGCGATTTCCTTAAAGACCTAAAAGAAAATCAGTTTTCTGTCAAGTTTGGGGTGGTGGGCTTGTTAGCCTTTACTCGCTACTTTTGGTTAAATAGTGGCATAAAAATTACTTTATGAAAAGTGAATTTAAGTCCCAAGAattgcttcctcccaccaatgCCCTATTCCCAGTGTACCTACTCAGTAATCCGACCTTGCAATGAAAGGAACAGGATGTATTTCAGAGAGCTTTCATGAATCTAATAAAAGAATGAGCACATATTTTGCATGGTTACTGGTTTCATAACTTTTATGTAAAAGTATTTTCATATTGGCACCAAAAAATGGAAGCTGGGTTTGCTGGAAGAGATCATTTACATttcttatatattaaaaacacctTCCTTCAAATAAATCCCAGTCTGGTCTTAAATTTTATAGCTCTTTATTAAATTATTATCCTCATcactataaataaatatttaaatctttGTACAGGACCCTCATAAAGAAAGATACTCTGTGTGTATCAAAAACATCCAGGTTGTATATATTCAGGTAACAGCAGAAATAATCTGTTTTTACAAATGTGATTTTTCTTTAAGCTTGTACAACAACCAAATTACTGATGTTGGAGCCAAATACGTTGCAAGACTCATTGAAGAATGTTCAAGCCTCACATATGTTAAGTATGTCCAGGATTTTTCCTTATTATGTTCCATGGTACCATATTTAGGGTACATCAACTTTaaagggagaaagagaaaagttTCTTACTTGAGTAAAAGAAAACACATGCAGATTGAACAAAAGGAGGTTTTCAAAGTTATGTACTTCCTTATAATACTCTGACAATGACTGCTTTGCATGCATTCCTTTAATGCTTAATCTTTACTAAAGACTGCTTTGCACAGTGGGACGCATTCACCCTGATGCAAAGGGTCAGCACAAGACCTATACTCCACTTACGACCTATTTTGAGTACTGGAGAGGAACTTTAGAAGCTCAGAAACCTTGTGCTGGGGCCTCTGCATAAGGATACATTTCCCTCGTGGTAACTAATTTCAGGTTTGTGTAGGCCTGACCTTTTCATAAGTAAAGGGAAGGAATGTATTTCAGTATTACATTTCAATGAAGGAATTACCAAAAGTCAAATGGTGAACCATGACCATTGTTTACACGGAACTTGCGCAAAGTTAGAATGCCTAGCCATACACAATGCCAGTTTTCATCCTAAGGTTAAGTCACGTTAACTtgtcacttaatttttttttaccatagaAAGTGAAAAGAAGCAACAGAAGCAATGTGAGCTAGTGGAGAGAACACCGTACTGGGAGCCAAGAACTCTTGAATTCTAGTCATGGCTCTGCTGCTAACTCGTTGTGCAGCCTCAGGCCTAAATTTTGCAGCCTAAAATGATGACTTTTGGTCTGATACCTTGTAACCAAAAGCTTAAATGTGTACAACATTTTAGTCCATGGAAATTTGCAGTAGCCGTAATTGACCATCATTATCTACCATAGGAGTTGGCTGCCAGGGTCAGTGTCTAAGCTGGGGTTCAAATATAGATGTATAGATGAGTTGGTTTTTTTAAGAGTTGCATCTTAACAGTGAATATATTTTTATGCAGAATAGGAGCAAACAAGATAACCACTGAAGGAGGGAAATGTCTTGCCCTTGCTATCCAGAAGAGCAAAACGATGTATGACATTGGGTAAGTAAAATGAGTTACCGCCTGGCGGGAGTCGAAACATGACCTCAGCTGGGGCTGGCAAAGGAGCTATGACAGTTTGTATCAGCTGAAGAACTGGCCTACTGAGTGTAGGAATAGCAGCTTCCAGAGGCCCAGGGCCTGATTAATATATAGGTAAACTAGGCATGTGCCTGTGGCCTATATTCACATGGAGGGCCCAAAATCATAGGCCAGTGTCTTTTGCCACAGCTGCCTCCTCCTTGACCTGCCCAGGGGGCATCGaccacctgcagcagcaccctccaccccagcctggtGCGGAGGGGAGGCCCcagagtgggggaggagatggagagcGAGCCCCCTCTGCACTCACCCCACTGCAGCAGCTTCTGTTCCACGGGGCTGggtccagctccctgctctgggcattgtgACCGCGGGGTTTGGCCCAGCCATGAGAGGAGTTGTCATCTCAAGAGCAGGCTGCCAACAGAGGTTCCCTGAGATTTTAGTCGCCTTGGTGGCAGTCTGCTATTGAGATGCCAACAACTCCTCTGGCCTGGTGTGGTGATAAGAGAATTATCACCATTTTATTTTCACACCATTTATTTTACTGAGGACGGAGAGCCTACGGGGCTGGTTTAGTATCCACCTCCATTCGGGGCCCGGCCCTTGCACTggcatggggatggggtgggcaCAAGGAGCTTCTTCCCCAACACATATCCTGTGTGGGTTGGGCAAAGGCCAAGTACAGTGACAGTCTCTGCATGCAGGGTAACAGAGAGACTGCGCTAAGCACCccaaagggggcagggaagagacagGATGATGGTCCCTCCACCCACACCAGCTCAGAGCAGGATCAGCGTGCATGAGAAAGTATCCCCTAAAGAGGTGTAGCTGCAGGTGGCTCCCCAGCACAGTCCAAAAGACACTCCCACTGAGGCAAACTATCTCCCAGTGCTCCCTCTGGGCTGTGACTTTACAGCAGAATTGAACCCTCAGTGCTCAGTCCTGCAAGCGGTTGGGAATGGAACCTACAAGGATCAATGGGAGTGAAGGGGGCTGAGTCCCTCACGGGCTTGGAACCCTGGTCAGTAGTACAAGGtcactggggaggagggaaatgtgATAAGGGTGGCACTAGATCCTTATTCCTtatttctctctgttttctttccttgCCAGGATGTGGGGTAACCAGGTTGGAGATGAAGGAGCGAAGGCATTTGCTGAGGCGCTGAGGAATCACCCCACCTTAACGAATGTGAGGTAATAAATCGGCTTTACAGAACACCTGCCTTTCTAACGGACTTTGAAATCAGAGCTGATTTGGAGAGGCTTTGTGTGAGAAGTCCGTTTGGTAATGCAGCCTTTCCTCTGTAGGCTAACAGGTCCCTGAGTCAAACAAGAGGCTAGCCTGAGGTCTGGGATCAGGTGGGATTTTCAGTCACAACACAGGTTGTCATTTGTATGTCTgtcattttctctttttataatgCTCCAAGTTATGGCCTAGGGCCTgcttctctgctgccttgcaccATCAATGGTCCTGTAAACCCATTTACCATTCTCATTTGGTAGCACTTGGCACCTACTTTGTAATGCTGCAAATGACTGCACAGGTCGCAGGGTGATGGAGAAATAGGCCTCTGGTGCGCTGCATACTAGTAAAGTGTGCTCTCTTGAGGAGAAACAAGCAGCTTCTGTACTATTtcttaggctatatctacactagagacctttcagtggcacagctgcgccgctgtaagatctcccgtgtagccactctatgccgatgggagagctctcccattgacatactTAAACCGTCCCCaacgagcagtggtagctatgttggtgggagagtgtcCACACCGGTGTTTCTGTCGGGGTGACTTATGTCGGTCAGgcgggtgttttttcacacccctgagtgacatatgttttaccaacagaagtgctagtgtagacatagccttcgACTGTAAACTCTACAGGGCAGGGATCATGTCTTGGTTACGTGTTGGCACAACAGGGCTACCACAGTATAAATAATAGTGATCCATGAGACAGTGTTGGTAATGAAGTTCAGTATCTAAGCTTGAAACTAGTATCTGAAAGCACTAAAATATTTGAAGTTGACAATGTGGTATGAGGAGAAGCCAGAATTGTAAATCTCATCACTTCAACTCATACCTATTTGCTTTAATGTTTTCAATTCTTGCtgtgaattttaaaataattttcatggCCACTTCCCAGTTTCAATGcatgctctcctcctcccctccccgctgcccttttttttttttttgggctcaGTTACTTTCGTTTTGTTTCCCAGGTACACTAAACTCCATGACCCTCTCTTGAAAGAGCAAATATCCTTACTTGCTTTCCCCACAAGATGGTGCACTTCACTAGTTTTTTCAGTAGAAAAACAGGGAGTGTGGTTAAGACATTCTGGATCTctggagagctcactgctgctgtctCAGACTATCAGTGATTTCATAGCTAGAGGTCTGCCCTGTTTTCTCTGGGCAGATGACTGCCTGAAACAAAACGAAATGATGAACAGCTGCAGTGACCTAGATTTTTGTTCAAATATAAAAGCTACCTAAGAGAGCCACCTTCTCCTCACTGCAGAATTCCTCTAGAAGTCTTATCTCAAGTGTGATACACCTTGAGCCAGCATTAAGCTGGGTTATGCTTGCCTGGCACTCTTGCTCTGGAACAAATTTGTTCATGAATTTAGTGCTTACAGAAGCAAAAATGATGATGTGCACTGGCAAGCTCCAGtcattgtgtgtgcatgtgcagtaTGGATTCTGCCATTGCACCTGCCTCATTcttagaaccatagggttagaggGGACCACAAGGCTCATTTAGTCGAAtctcctgccaagatgcaggatttgttgtgtct
Above is a window of Chrysemys picta bellii isolate R12L10 unplaced genomic scaffold, ASM1138683v2 scaf910, whole genome shotgun sequence DNA encoding:
- the LOC101950525 gene encoding LOW QUALITY PROTEIN: nucleotide-binding oligomerization domain-containing protein 1 (The sequence of the model RefSeq protein was modified relative to this genomic sequence to represent the inferred CDS: inserted 1 base in 1 codon), encoding MEGQSCANPEIIQQVPXRSSPPPFLNLLKIHRELLVSKIRNTQCLFDNLIKNEYFSTEDAEIAAQFPTQADKVRKILDLVQSKGEEVSEYFIYILQEVSDAYYELQPWLDEIEFHPSQNIQNKPVVNTDPVSRYRQKLKYELARDTKFVMSYAQKEEMLLEETYAASLIELVSYTNESLGKVSCLEDLFDDRIGLINEDGETIYIFGDAGIGKSILLQKMQNLWARGELDVGAKFFFRFRCRMFSCFKENEAICLKDLLFKYNCYPDQDPEEVFNHILHFPHTALFTFDGFDEIHSDFDLSSIPEICSPNEPIHPLALLVNLLSGKVLKGSRKVLTARTGTEIHQNIIRKKVLLRGFSSNNLKEYTKKFFRDEECRVLMSNQLEANPSLCSLCSVPLFCWIIFKCFELFHSMFDSHELPDYSVTLTDVFLLMTEVHLNRTLKTNLLKKNTRSQVETFRSKKETLFSLGKIAHMGMEKSLFFFDQEEVTSLNMSEQDLHLGFLRTVHDCGGYGDQSSYEFLHLTLQSFFTALFLVTEEKLGTKELLKFFAECSSTEIAQSTCFPISWVHKRSIGEDPFRNKEHFHFTNLFLCGLLSKDKEKLLRHLVSPAAIKRKRNALITYLLESMKFQLQSLMRAKLKGYKQIQVMPNFVWMLRCIYETQSEKLAKLTVRGMRANYIKLTYCNAYSSDCSAISFVMQHFQKHLGLDLDNNNINDYGVKQLLPCFNKLAVIRLSVNQITDHGVRVLYDELSKFKIVTTLGLYNNQITDVGAKYVARLIEECSSLTYVKIGANKITTEGGKCLALAIQKSKTMYDIGMWGNQVGDEGAKAFAEALRNHPTLTNVR